The genomic interval TGGGCTCAGATTAACGAACTGGTCAGCATTCTGAAGCCCTTTGCTGATGCCACTGATATCACTCTGAGAGAAAGTTGTAACCATAAGTGCTGTGATTCCATGTGTTATCTCCCTCAACAATCTTGGAAAACCAGAAAGAAGGAACACAATACTTGGTCAACTTAATCCACAGTCTTCGAAGATCACTGCAGAGAAGATTCAAATGCATCTTTGtcaatgtaaaaatgtctcagcCACAGACCAATGAAGGAATCCTGCCATTCTCTGATCCTGTTTTATGTCAGAGCAGCTGTTCTTGATCCAGCCTTTGGGGTTATGTGGATAGAGCATGATGTATTGGTTGATGACAAGCTGAAGGAGCAGTTGACCATGGAAGTAAAAAGTAAGTGATAGGCTAATTTTAGTATGAGACACCATActtgtaaatattacattattagtataattataatttatttatttttttttaagaaattggaAGTGCTGCACAATAAACCACTAAAAGTTTgcaatctttaatctttaatctctaaaaataaatcatgattctTAATGTATCCAGAATCATGCAGCTCtagaatattgttattattattatttaaaatttttgtgttTTAGATCTGATTATCCAAGAGGCAGGGCATACCAATATGGAACAGACAGGTGATGGAGATGAATAAGAGCAAACCTTGGTGATGAAACTGGGCTTTTCTTATACCACAAAAAGCAAAAGAAATCTACTCATTTCAGCCCTGCTGCCCAGCTCAACCCTTACTTGGACAATTGTGATGGCCAGAACTGCCTTTTGTTTTGGGGATTGAACAAGGAGAAAATTCCTTCACTGTTCCAAATTGCAATGAGGGTATTAGCTGTGCCTGGAAGAAACTTCGTAGAAGCCAAAAATTAGTTTAGAGAAGCTCTAAAGGAAGTCGATGCAGACCGTCTGGCTGTATTTCTTGCAGAGAAGCAGTGTGACTTCAGCATGAATGCACCCCATTCTAGCCATGTCGGAGGAGTGTGGGAAAGACAAATAAGGACAGTGAGAAGAGTTTTAAGGTCCACTCTTGCCCTTTCCTCTGGTAGATTAAATGATGCTTCGCTATGGGCCTTTTTCTATGAGGCTATGGCTATAGTCAATAGTTGTCCTTTGACTGTTGACAATCTCAGTGACCCCAATAGCCTCGAACCACTTACCCCTAATCATCTTCTGACAATGAAATCTGTCAAGGCCTTGCCTCCCCCTGGTGAATTCGTCACAGAAGATGTGTATGGCAAGAAAAGGTGGAGACATGTTCAATGTCTCGCAGAGCAGTTTTGGAGTCGATGGCGGAAGGAATACCTTGCCAACATTGCTCTCAGATAGCGCTGGAATGCTCcaagaaaaaaattacaagttGGAGATATTGTAATCATGAAAGGAGAGGATGTGCACAGGAATGAGTGGAGATCGGGTAAGGTTTCAGAAACCACTACTGACAAAGATGGACTTGTACGGAGAGTTAAAATCCAGCTTGGTGACAGTAAGCTTGGCAAGAAAGGTGAACGTCTTCACAAGGTGTCCGAAGTTGAGCGCCCAGTCCAGAAGCTCATTCTGCTGCTGGAGACTAATTAAATCTGCTCCTTCCCTCCATTGTGCAAAATATTACATAGTTATAGATAAGTTTCCAACATTGGCATAAGTTGTCTTTGTTCTTATATGGGCTCAGGGAAGGcaattttcaattaaaatcatCCGTGCCTAAGGTGGTCTGTGTAACATCCCTTTATTCACTCATGATTGGTGGGAGTGTAACTAACTAAGGAAAGAGTAAATAAGTAATAATtacttttgaactttattttattagtctcCTCTGTTAATGTAATGAGCCCTTTATTTCCGGCTCTACAGTGGAACGTTAATATCGCGTCTAGAAAGGTAGGACTGGTTAGTCAGACGCACACACGGAAGAAAGGAGGAAATAATCTCATGTCGTTCTGAAACGCTCTGAAATCGTTAAGTTCTAAAGGAAAGGAGAGGATAATTAAGCACCTAGCTGGAACGGGAACAAGGTATTGTGTttagtttgtttattgtttatgttCATTAATATGTAGGTTAATTTATTCGACTTGAAGAAGTGTTGAAATGTGTTTCACTTGTCATGTGAAGTTATGTTAACATAAGCTTTCAGCATTGTTAATACTGATTGAGATAACATCATAAAAAGGGTTTTATAAATGGCTATTTGTAacgttgttttatatatatattgtttaatgtaGCCTTCGGCTAATTAGCTCTTACAGTGTTTCAAGAAGAAAAAGGTGTaagaaaataaaagctttttgaaATATCAGTACACTTCACCATTGTCTGGCTGGGGTTTAGCTACAGGCACCATACCACACTGTGATGCAGCTCGataggatgctctcgatggtgcctctgtagaaggtgcacatgatggaGGACGGGGCTCtagctcttctcagtttgcggaggaagtagagatgctgttcTGATTTATTGACCAGTGCTGCTgtgtagggatgggtaccgaaacccggtattaaaatggccccggggctaaattatgaaagaccgtagtatcaatAAGATCTGACGGCATCGGTTCTGCTTttggtactggaggggaaaaaatttaCGTACTATGGATTTtttcttaataatgttatcgtgcacattttatctcaccaaacatttctaatgtgcgatcatattaagacgtttatCTGTGAGGTCTGCGAGATCtgtcatgcgcgccgcggaggctgtctgtcagtcacacacacatacacacacacaccacaacgaacgcggcgcacacacacacacataacagtatgaaaactcccgcttaataataaagagtgacgatggcgaagagatttgcttaataatgttatcgtgaaCATTTTGTCTTACCAAACATTTGTAATGTGTGATCATATTCAGacatttgtctgtgagatctgcgagatctctcaagCGCTGCGGAgactgtctgtcagtcacacacacagacgcataaggggccgttcacatatcactcaagttcgttattttaaatgtaggcaCGCgatatgcgcgctcataatggaagcaacgcggcGTGCCTAGCATTTTTCACGCGTTTTTAAttgtgatatgtgaacggccccttacagtatgaaaactcctgcttaatacaaagagtgacgatggcggagagagcaaaatgttccaaagtgtggttaaacttcactagagttgatgcagacaacgctggttgtcataagtgcaacaaaatttttgcatgtaagggcagaaacacaagcaatctgtcaaagcatctttcaaaagtgcattatgtgcagacagagaaatgcaaagttttcgactgcctaacacaacacaaagtaccgataagaataccgttaaagtaccggaccgttaagcagtatcggtaagagtagtaataccattaaaaccttaacgatacccatccctactgctgtgttttcagtccaggagaggtcctctttgatgtgcacacccaggaacttggtgctgctcactctctccacagttgcaccattgatggtcagaggaacgtgctgagtgtgcgctctcctgaagtcaacaacaatctccttcgtcttctccacgttcagagagagattgttgtcactgcaccacttggccaggcggctcaccccGTTCACCTCGCTCCTGAGATTGTGcataagaatcatctgtttcctgtggtcttgtcctggtggtcctctgagacaaggtctttacaggggatctgtatctggggctctagttgtcctggtctctgctgtctttcagggcagtagaggtcctttctaggtgctgatccaccatcatgtctggatacgtactggatccgggtgactgcagtgaccctctgatctggatacagactggatctggtgggtgacctcggaataagagagaaacagacaaatattagcgtagatgacattcttctaatgatgtagcaagtatatagggtgttatgggaagtgtttccggttccggtttatctaattaatgcagcctaaaaatcctttaattcatttggattttaaaagcatattagtatgttatgtgttagccaggttaaagagatgggtctttaatctagatttaaactgcaagagtgtgtctgcctcccgaacaatgttaggtaggttattccagagtttaggcgccaaaatagggaaaggatctgccgcctgcagttgatttttattattctaggtattatcaaattgcctgagttttgagaacgtatcggacgtagaggattataatgtaaaaggagctcattcaaatactgaggtgctaaaccattcaggtctttataagtaataagcaatattttaaaatctatatgatgtttgatagggagccagtgcagtgttgacaggaccgggctaatatggtcatacttcctggttctagtaagaactcttgctgctgcattttggactagctgtagtttgtttactaagcgtgcagaacaaccacccaataaagcattacaataatctaaccttgaggtcataaatgcatggattagcatttctgcatttgacattgagagcataggccgtaatttagatatatttttgagatgtaaaaatgcagttttacaaatgctagaaacgtggctttctaagcaaagattgcgatcaaatagcacacctaggttcctaactgatgacgaagaattgacagagcagccatcaagtcttaaacagtgttctaggttattacaagcagagtttttaggtcctataattaacacctctgttttttcacaatttagcagtaagaaattactcgtcattcagttttttatatcgactatgcattccattagtttttcaaactggtgtgtttcaccggtccgcaaagaaatatagagctgagtatcatcagcataacagcgtgaagagtagcagccctagaactgagccttgaggtactccatactgtacttgtgatcgacatgatacatcttcattcactgctacgaactgatggcggtcatataagtacgatttaaaccatgctaatgcacttccattaatgccaacaaagtgttcaagtctatgcaaaagaatgtcgtGGTCAAttttgtcaaatgcagcactaagatccaacaaaactaatagagagatacacccacgatcagatgacaaaagcagatcatttgtaactctaaggagagaaGTCTCAGTACTacgatatggtctaaatcctgactggaaatcctcacatataccatttttctctaagaaggaatataagtgtgaggataccaccttttctagtatcttggaacCGACAATGGAGCAGACTCTGGGGCTGGAGCAGACACTAGAGCAAGCTCAGGGGTGGCCAGCGGGCTTGACACCGGAATGGCAGACAAACCTGACTCTGGAGCAGCTGGCGGGCTTGTGGGACCCACAGCCAAAGGACTTGACAACAGCATAGCCAGTGGGTTTGTCTTCGGAGTGGCTGGCGGGCTTGACAGCAGGGCGGTCCTCATACTGCTGGGAGAAGAACTAGAAAACAAAAGActattcaaaatgaaaagaaaaaacacgGTAGAAGGAGCGTTGCTTTCTGTTTTGGATCTGCTGTTCTGTCATGATTCACAAGGTGAGCACGGGAACAAAGGAGCAAGGAGATGAGAAGTAAAGTAAATTTAATGAACTAAAAAGCGAGGAACACAGGAATACGATAAACACTgaacacaaaattacatttaacagcGGACAGGAAACGAGGAGcagaacatattttaaatacacagtaTCTAATTAAACACAGCTGGAATCAAATTAACTAAACAAGGAACAGGAAAAGGAAAAGAGGAATACAAAATACGAGATATGGAACAGATTCTGACACCATAGTGGTCTGCTCTTCATTATTTCCTCAAAACAATTGGCCCCTCCAATCTTCTTGGCATGATTACAGTCTTGTTTGGTTTTAAAGGTTCATTGAAAAGAGAAACAATGATCCAGAGAAAGACAACAAAGAGGACTTCTTTTTTTACTATTCAATAAGGGGaaagaaaagtttattttgcTTTGAAAGTGCATGATATTCTACTGTAGGTTtgcctttttttcagtgtacatgtCATATAGTTACTATAGTTAATATACGCAGTTAATATAgcaatatgtacagtatacattTCTTCTAGACTATGTGATGATATGACAACTAAAAAATGCCCACCCAGGATATCTTCCTGCCCACCCTTCTATAGCCGTCAAGAACTGGGCCTGCTTCAGCAACAGGAGTTTCTATATAAGTGTCAGCAAAGCAATGCTCATTCCCTTATTTCAGTGAACTGAGGTTATATTAGTTACTGAAAAGTTTTACATATTTAAGTGGACTGGTCTTCAACAAAAATAAGATGTGATTAATGTGTTGTTTAAgctaattttgattaattaatctgAACAAGcagcaaatatatattattttattttatttttccagtgtATGCAATACCTACAGTAGAAGGGCAGTGTTCTCTAGGGTGGGACATGGGACATTCCCACAAAAAGCTGTGATATGCTCTCAGTGAGATGTGATGTGAGATGCTCTCAACATCTTTTGAGTAGCTTCCCGTGCATCACTGGCCAGTCGTTTCCCCTTCTGCTTCCATCTGTCTGCTAGATCTACATGTTATATGTTTATTATGATATGTTCATTATgactaattaaaattttgtcaaaTTGTTTCTTGACATCACATAATCTATAATCTTAATGAAAGTGAAAATCGTGACATTTTGCCAGGTATGGTAAGTAGCGGCAACTTCCTACTCTCTCTcctgaagccaacaaggaagtgactaaaactgcaattcatcgactggccgcttgaggctggctgcaaaagggagtcagttccatagactccccatgttaaaatgcttaaaaaaaactttacagcagaaaaaaaaacgtttacaacctggttcaaaaaattattttggtctatatagctctTTAGCTATTAGGTCCCGGTAGGTGGGCGTGACTTCaacaaccagctcccgcctttttgtccattttcgattatccagaAGAGTTGCGCGGTGTCAAGATGGCGACAGCTCTGCACACTCCGAGCTTCAAAAATACTCTTCAGGAGATGACgtgtgacgtcacggacactacgtccataattttatacagtctatgaagGTAATCCATACTCgaaattggtgctctgcattttcccatacaagtgcacacacacagcagtgagtagggaacacatcttgaacacacacccggagcagtgggcagctatttactCCAGCACCTGGagagcaattgggggttcagtgccttgctcaagggcatttcAGCCATGGGTATCGAGGGttgaagagagtgctgttcattcactccccccacctacaactcctgctggCACTTAGACTCGAACttgcaaccttcaggttacaagtctgactaAACATTAGGCCACATCTGCCCCCCATTACCTATTTGTGTAATTTCAAAGTGCTGtgtttgcattatttatatactgtacactgaAAATCAAGATACAGGAAAAACTGCAAAATACAAGTTTGTGTTTCATGCATAGtttatgttttaacatttatatagaACTTTTCTCTCACTCAAAGCATTTGCTCTTCATGAAATGTTTTATAACCACATACAGTCATTCAATTTGATTAGCTtgtgaagtaaaaacaaaaacagtacatatTAAGAGAGGAAGCATTTTAACTTATAACAACTATATTatgatacattatttaaattcacacaaaaaataatacaagtatGTTTTAATACTGAACTGACCTCTCTTCAAAAACAAACAGATGTTACTGAGATCATGGCACATTTCTTAGAATTCTTGCTTCTTTtctactaaatgctttatttaagaATTTTCCTCCTGGTCTTTTAATGTGATAAACTGTTAAagccaggggttttcaaactgagGTCCTGGGACACAATGAGGGAGACAAGGTGGTGctccaaaaaaacattaaatgaccGCAAAGCAATTCCACAGGCAAAACTCGTTTTTGGTATTCGATCAGGTTGACCACAGCCAGAGGTGTGTCTGAATCCTAAGATTGTGTCACATCCTGTCAGCATCGTTGTGCTCATGCACGTAAACTTGCCAAGCTAATAAATCCTTAAGCTAGTGTAGTCCTGATCTTTCATTTCACAACCCATATGAAACTGTGAAATTCAAAAATCAACAtagataaattatgtataaaaaaaataaataaataaaaagatcaatttaaatactttttatgaCTAGGGCTAATATTTTTATTGTGGGTcaaaacatatattgcaattCAATACAATGATGACTGATCTCAAAAGTCTGACTACACTGTAATAAGTGAAAACCAGCTGCTGTTGctttttcattttacataattaaaCATAATGTTGGTATAAAGGAATgtgtttagtttaattaatttgtgctaaataacatttaaaaaataaataaagttaatgtaaatgttattgtaaTCAGTGAAGATTTCAAAGCAAGAAGACATATGCACCACAACCTAAAAGGTAATGTTTCATACTAAAAGGCCTACTTGctaaaaaagtataaactatcaatcagaggACAGAAGACATGTAGACTGTGTACAACAGGGATTTGGTTTGATTTTCTGTAATCAGAAAAGTTTTTAATTTAGTGGCCTTAGAAATTTGTACAATATTTCAAATATGATTGGCTTCATAGGGTTAAAGGAGGGCTGTGCCTGAACACTCTATTCACACACCATTAAGCAGTATGCATGTGACTGAATCACATTCTGTCTTTCTCTAATTCAGTAACTCTCACTGCATGGCTTAGTACTGCTTCACAACTGCTCACAGAGCCCCCATTGTTCCCAAGCAACATCATGTTTATTTGTTGGTCAGATCGAATTCAGAACGAGGCTGTACATGGTGACGGTTTCAAAAAAATTATCGGTGTGGAAAGTCTTGAGGCCTGTGCCAGATCACCCACCAAGACAGTCAATGTCATCACAATGCAGACTGACCAAAGGCATCATGCATGTGCACTTCCTCaagtccttaaaaaaaaaaaaaaacaattacacattTTCGAGATTCTGGCACTATAGTATAATGTATTGTTAAATCTTAAATGTTCCTTGCAAAAACTGTTGTCAAAATActgattataatatatatatatatatatatatatatatatatatatatatatatatatatatatatatatatatatatatatatatatatatatataagcagttAAAAGAGAgtcgtttttctttctttcattttggtGTATGTGTTCTTTGAGAACATAAGTCATTCAAACTGCTGACTGCTCAAACTGACTTATTTACCGCCAGATGCAGGAAATACCATTGCATTGACATGACAGAGATACTTTTAGGCAATGACGTGTTCCTCTTTGAACAAGGAGGTAGAATTTAAGTGGGAAaatcacaatgaaaaaaatattctggATGTCTTATGAACTTTACCTGAAGTTAtctgaaatgacaaaaacactcaTGAACAAAACAATCTTCTTCCGGTTGGttctattaaaaaagaaaagaaaagaaaactgacgTACAGTAGCTAACACCATGCTTCCCTGATATAATGCAAAACAGTGCTACTGAGAAAGAgagccacactgtaaaaaaaaaaaaaaaaaaacacatggtaaATGACTGGCAGCTAtggctgccaaaaaaaaaaaaaagaaaaaaaaaattaaagtaaattatcaaacattaaacaagaaaaaaatctgtaaaaaaaaaaaaaaaaaaatctgtaatactTGTCTGTAAAAGtttctgtaaaattattgtttttgcactttatttaaattaagatattttactttaattttatggTTTTTGTTTTGGAGCTGTAGCTGCCAGTCATTTACCATTTTTTTGGCCGTGGTGTGCACAAAAATCTAATCTCAACAGATTTGATGAATAGCTCTGTTCTTAATTTTGTAATATCTTCTAAATATCCCTatgtttaaattaatcaaaacagtTTTGTGGATAAATTATCTAATTTGTTGTCTCTATAAATTGGGATCTGTAGCACTGTAtgatgttgaattttttttttttttttcggtctaGGTGGTCCAATGTTCTAGAAAGTGATCATGTAGGCCAATTTCAGTTTGTAATACATTTTGTACTGGTTTTACTATTCtcacagacataaaaaaaaatagcatacaaCAACCAAACGAAGcacaacacttaaaaaaaaaacgctaaaactacTTGCTGCAGTCTTGACGTGTTAAGGCCTGGTTTTATAGTACAGCAATGTGAAGGAGGTAGCAGTAGCTAAGCAGGACAAGATATTGCAATTGTTCAGAATAGATGCAGTACATCCCTGGAATTCCCCGTACTTTATACTGTTCAGATGCAATAGATTGTGTGCAGCTAGTCAaacacatgagaaaaaaaaagaaaagaaaaaaacttgagATAAAAAATTTGCCTATGTACATGTAccctaaatgtatgttttattatgagTGATACTGCTCAAAGTAGGTGTCCCCTATTGGACTGGCTTAATAATGACTGAATTAAGAAACACTTATTACGTATAATCAATAATCTAGAACATCTAATTTATAAATCTAGTTCAGTTTTGGGATGCTAAATGGGTCATCATTATTAACTATAGCATCGCgtctctgtttatttatttaaaaataaaaataaaactaaaaataggtAGCCTAAATACTTCCCAAAGAGCCTATTCAAAATGCCACCAACCGCATCTGATTTGTTTAATATGTAGCCTAGCCTATATTAGCCTATAATTCCGATTGTGAACACAGACAAAGAAAACTCGTTCTCGCGActgatattttaatatctttaataCCCGTTTTAAAAACAATGACAGGCTCTCTTCTTACTGCCTTACTGTGTCATTGTAGCTCCAAGTCTTCCTGGATCAGCTGTTcgagtgcgcatgcgcagtgcaTACACTATGCAGCACGGTTTGCTGTGACGTTCATAACAGAGGCAAGTCCGAACAAATATCTCCCTACGCGTAATAATTATAAGACACAGCAACCTTATAAAGACGTCGGTTTAACGTATTTAGCCAGCTCAGAGAATGATTTTTCGTCTGGACACAGAAAAATTAGAATGCAATGTAAGCACTGATTATTTTTGCAGTAACCAGTAGATGATTCCTTATTGCCGCTACCTGTCAAAGCGAAATCCTTCAGTGGACTGATGAGGAAAATGATGCATGTCGAGGATGAACTGACCAAAGCAGCCGCGACTGGAAACACTTACCGTGTTCAGTTTTTACTATCTAACGGAGTGAATGTGAATGGCGTTAACAAATTCGGAAGAACGCCTATTCAGGTAGGTTTAAGACACGTCAagaataaataaactattaaaaaatgcaaacataagACAGACTGCAGACGTACAAATATTAACTACAACTAAAGGAAATGTTCTAGAATAAATGTCAACGGAGTTCTGTACTACCAGAACGGTTGTAAATTATAGGAAACATTGCCGAGAGttcaagttattttaaaatatggtaATAGGCCTGTAACTTAATATAACCtaactttaaaattgtaattattttttacaatcgGTTTACTAGCTTTTAGTTtatatagcttatatatatatttatagcctagcctatttatttgaatttaatatttacattgtcTTTAACAATGAGTAGGCTAGTGAGACTAATTGGAAACAGTTTTAGCATATTTAGACTATAATGCAATTTTAATAACtatgaaaaacaatgtttaatattaataacttCCACAATGTATTAGAACATTATTAATAgtctatttctaaaaaaaataaaataaataaaataaaaataaaaaaatcacgtagctattttaaaataagaaattaataccaTTCTTTGAATTGTAGGCTGAGTTTCATAGACTGTGGAGTGTTTCGTTTCGCATGTTAGGTTATTTCATAAATCTTTATTACAGTTTATCCTGTTCGTAAACTGTGTAAATGAATGTCAACTGTACTGTACTACCAGAACGGTTGTAAATAATAGAAAACACTGCCGTTTAATATTTTGACATGAAtttattgttgctattattattaaaaataatgctaAACCACATCAACATTCGCCACCCTGCAGTGAGGTAGCAAATATCATAGACCAGATTAGCTTAAAACTTTTTGTCCTGCTGTCACTTCGAGAGGGTGGTGGTCATGTTTAAAAACATGTTTCTAGTCTGTTCTAATGATGGTTACAACTCATTTTGCGATGCTCCCCATTCTGCGCAGGATTTAAAAAATGGAGAGGGAAAATAAAGTGCCTGCAGAGACGATGTAATAGTTTATCAAGCTTAAGACGAACTTACACAAAGACTGCAAAAGTTCTGAAACTGTGACTGATTGATTAGATTTGTACAGTTGTAGGGCTAATTGGTAAGATAGGCTAAGGGAAACATTTTAATCTTTCTAATTTCAACGAAATATGTTTAAGATAGCCCTATCACAAAGTGGAcataaatatgatataaacatAGGCCTATCTAAAACAATATTAAGTaatgataaaaacaaatgttacaaCATGGGCAGTTAAATTACTAATGTTGTTGAACTGTTATTAGCTATATTGTCCTAATAAACTACACTGTGCACTAGCTACATTGTTCTTACCGaacgacaaaaaaataataattctgtgatTCAAATAACGATATTTAAAGAAGGAATTGCAGTCAgcacgtttgtttgtttttcagttatttattattttaaaaagaaagaacaattatttaaaccaaaaaatacaaataaaaaaaaataataaaatgaacatatGCGACAATATTACgggcttttctttttgttttttgtattattataattttttacccCTGCAGGTGATGATGATGGGTAACACACCTTTGGCTCACCTGCTACTGGAATATGGAGCAGATCCTAATGTGCCTGATCCCGGGACAGGAAGCACTCCTTTGCACGATGCTGCCAGAACCGGTTTCATGGACACCGTGCAGCTTTTAATTCGCTTCAACGCCGATCCTAATTCAACAGATCACAGCAATTTACGACCTGTGGATGTGGCACGGCGGACTGGACATATGGACGTGGCTGAATTTCTCAGTCGTATTTAAACGCTAaagttcttcttcttttttttttttttttttttgtaactagcctacatatttatcaaataatacgacaggttaaaaaaataataataaaggaatgaGCCCAGCAGTTATGCACTTTAATTGTTTAGGATATAGCCTATTTGTAGgctaataataatttacaatattgtttgtgtatgtttatgctGTTTGGAGTATTAAACATTTTAGGTATTTTTATTCCTATGAGAATCTATGGTTCGCAGTTCATTTTTTATAGGCCTTCATGCAGCATCACTAtcaaaaactacagaaaaaaagcaaCTTTGAGTTTGAAGCATTAATGATGATATCACCCTAGTAAAGTCTGTCAGGACGCAGCATTTCGGTTAAtgtatacaattacatttttaaacatatccATAAGATTTGTTCTTTACTTAGCATGGTAATGGCTAAATAGAGTTAAGTCGTGGAAAGATAGCTAACGAAGTTTATTGGGCAAGTGCTCAAACCAAATAACCTATTAGCATAATATGTGGCTTATATTTCTCAGTTCTCTaagaaaataagatattttcgataagtttatgttttatgttaagctaaataaatgcaactatcCAT from Carassius auratus strain Wakin chromosome 26, ASM336829v1, whole genome shotgun sequence carries:
- the cdkn2a/b gene encoding cyclin-dependent kinase inhibitor 2A, coding for MRKMMHVEDELTKAAATGNTYRVQFLLSNGVNVNGVNKFGRTPIQVMMMGNTPLAHLLLEYGADPNVPDPGTGSTPLHDAARTGFMDTVQLLIRFNADPNSTDHSNLRPVDVARRTGHMDVAEFLSRI